One window of the Chryseobacterium sp. CY350 genome contains the following:
- a CDS encoding endonuclease, whose translation MKKLLLLVLAQIVNAQAPSGYYSSANGLSGASLKTALSSNITSGHQDKGYAGLWTAYKTTDIDKNYENDGSVLDIYSERPTSNDPYNFTVVNNQCGTYSTEGNCYNREHIVPQSFFNEASPMRNDIHFIRATDGKVNGMRSNYPFGKVGSTSFTSQNGSKLGSSSSTGFSGTVFEPIDEFKGDVARMVFYFVTRYQNQLSSFSSGNMLGSSAFPGLQTWELNVLLAWHNQDPVSQAEVNRNNASYAFQGNRNPFIDNPGYVNQIWGSQTPTQDTQSPTTVTNLTIPSKTSSSISLTWNPSTDNIAVTSYDVYMNGSFKSNINSTSTTVTGLNPSTTYSFYVKAKDAAGNASANSPTVSGTTNAGTTPSTNCVNETFETIPTSSASSYTTKTWTNGGITWTATDSRSDQTISNKAITVRSGSLKSSSFANGITSLTVTTQLKFSGTNGNLNVLVNGVNVGTIPYSTTATTTTINNINVSGNVVLTLVNNSSSNRVAIDNLVWTCSAGSARQSFSSLENTEVKELQVYPNPISSNEIFVKGETENILKATIYNLQGKVMQTISKPFKNGQSIKVNELPQGMYFLKLDELNLKFLVK comes from the coding sequence ATGAAAAAACTACTACTATTAGTATTGGCACAGATCGTCAATGCACAGGCTCCATCCGGTTATTATTCTTCGGCGAACGGACTTTCGGGAGCGTCGTTAAAAACTGCACTCAGCTCAAATATCACCAGTGGGCATCAGGATAAGGGATATGCAGGTCTTTGGACTGCTTATAAAACTACAGATATTGATAAAAATTATGAGAACGACGGATCTGTTCTAGATATTTATTCTGAAAGACCAACTTCAAATGATCCATACAATTTCACTGTGGTCAATAATCAATGCGGAACATATTCTACGGAAGGAAATTGCTATAACCGTGAACATATTGTTCCTCAAAGTTTTTTTAATGAAGCTTCTCCGATGAGAAATGACATTCATTTTATAAGAGCTACTGATGGAAAAGTAAACGGAATGCGATCAAATTATCCTTTTGGGAAAGTAGGAAGTACAAGTTTTACATCTCAAAACGGATCGAAACTTGGAAGTTCTTCTTCAACGGGTTTTTCGGGAACTGTTTTTGAGCCTATTGACGAATTTAAGGGAGACGTGGCGAGAATGGTTTTCTATTTTGTGACGCGGTATCAAAATCAGTTATCTTCTTTTTCATCAGGTAATATGCTCGGAAGCTCGGCTTTTCCGGGATTACAGACGTGGGAACTCAATGTACTTTTGGCGTGGCACAATCAAGATCCTGTTTCGCAGGCAGAAGTCAACAGAAACAATGCTTCTTACGCTTTTCAGGGTAACAGAAATCCTTTTATCGACAATCCAGGTTATGTAAATCAAATCTGGGGATCACAAACTCCTACTCAAGATACACAGTCTCCGACAACGGTAACCAATCTTACAATTCCTTCAAAAACATCAAGCAGTATTTCATTAACGTGGAATCCTTCAACTGATAATATTGCGGTAACTTCGTATGATGTTTACATGAACGGAAGTTTTAAATCTAATATAAATTCTACATCAACAACTGTTACAGGTTTAAATCCTTCTACTACTTACAGTTTTTATGTTAAAGCAAAAGATGCTGCGGGAAATGCTTCTGCAAACAGCCCAACAGTTTCCGGAACTACCAATGCAGGAACTACACCTTCAACAAATTGCGTGAATGAAACATTTGAAACTATTCCAACTTCAAGTGCATCTTCATACACAACAAAAACATGGACTAATGGAGGAATTACCTGGACAGCAACTGACTCCAGAAGTGATCAAACTATATCTAACAAAGCAATCACTGTAAGAAGCGGATCACTGAAATCAAGCAGCTTTGCTAACGGAATTACTTCTTTAACAGTCACTACACAATTGAAATTCAGCGGAACCAACGGAAATTTAAATGTACTTGTAAACGGTGTGAATGTGGGAACAATTCCTTACAGTACCACCGCAACGACTACAACGATCAACAACATCAATGTCTCCGGAAACGTGGTTCTGACGTTGGTAAACAATTCATCGAGTAACAGAGTTGCCATTGATAATCTGGTATGGACTTGCTCTGCAGGAAGCGCAAGACAAAGCTTTTCTTCACTAGAAAACACCGAAGTAAAAGAATTACAGGTTTATCCAAATCCTATTTCAAGTAATGAAATTTTTGTGAAAGGGGAAACTGAAAATATTCTAAAAGCTACAATTTATAATTTGCAGGGAAAAGTAATGCAAACTATTAGTAAACCTTTTAAAAACGGACAATCAATTAAGGTTAATGAATTGCCACAAGGAATGTATTTTCTTAAACTTGATGAATTGAATCTGAAATTTTTGGTGAAATAA
- a CDS encoding DUF4136 domain-containing protein produces the protein MKKYIFILLAATLGLSSCSPFKVRSDYAETANFSSYKTYKIRIDDLKLNDIDKDRVLNELSKQLQTRGLQSGESPDLIVNVKANHKKVTDITTSNPGGMWGWGGGFGWGIGMNRTWSSNYNEGAIIIDLIDSKTNKLVWQGIGSGISVDRPQAKQKQIPQIVAEIMANYPPGMKKK, from the coding sequence ATGAAGAAATATATTTTTATTTTGCTGGCAGCAACTTTAGGTTTGTCTTCTTGCAGTCCTTTTAAAGTACGTTCAGACTATGCAGAAACTGCAAATTTCTCTTCTTATAAAACGTATAAAATAAGAATTGATGATTTGAAACTGAATGATATTGATAAAGACAGAGTCTTGAATGAGCTATCCAAACAACTTCAAACTAGAGGCCTTCAGTCAGGGGAAAGTCCGGACTTAATCGTCAATGTGAAAGCCAACCACAAAAAAGTAACCGACATTACAACTTCTAATCCTGGCGGAATGTGGGGTTGGGGCGGAGGTTTTGGCTGGGGAATCGGCATGAACAGAACCTGGTCTAGCAACTACAACGAAGGTGCAATTATTATAGATCTTATTGATTCTAAAACCAATAAACTGGTTTGGCAGGGTATAGGAAGCGGAATTTCTGTCGACAGACCGCAGGCAAAACAGAAACAAATCCCTCAGATTGTAGCCGAAATTATGGCCAACTACCCTCCGGGAATGAAGAAAAAATAA
- a CDS encoding DUF5522 domain-containing protein, whose translation MAHFDIKEHEDFYYNEQGYKVFTEKFHLKRGYCCKSGCRHCPYGYDKKTDTFIKITKKK comes from the coding sequence ATGGCGCATTTTGACATCAAAGAACATGAAGACTTTTACTACAATGAGCAGGGATATAAAGTTTTTACAGAAAAGTTTCATCTTAAAAGAGGATATTGCTGCAAAAGCGGTTGCAGACACTGCCCATACGGATACGATAAAAAGACCGACACATTTATAAAAATCACTAAAAAAAAATAA